atttatttatattttatcatgttatggggatacaagtgtaaaggtcacttatattgcccatgcccccctcccccctcaaataagagcttcaaacatgtccaatccccaaacgttgcacatcttacacattgtcgttgtatatacctatcccctcctcccccatcccaccctcccaacaccagataaatgttactcctatatgtccacttaagtgttgatccgttaataccaatttgctggtgagtacatatggtgctggtttttccattcttgagatacttcacttagtagaatgggttccagctgtatccaggaatatacgagaggtgctatatcatcgttgtttcttaaaactgagtagtatcCCGTGGTATACAtagacctcattttattaatccattcatgaatcaacgggcacttgggttgtttccatagcttcacgattgtgaattgtgctgctataaacattcaagtgcaggtgtcttttcataaaatgacttttgaacttttgggtagacactcagtaattgaattgctggatcaaatggtagatctacttgtatcgctttgaggtttctccatattgctttccacagaggctgaatcagtttgcagtcccactagcagtgtaggagtgttcccatctccaaatctatgccaatatttattgttaggggactttttactggaaggtcattctcactggagataagtgatatctcattgcagtatgttcaacatctctgatcatcagggaaatgcaaatcattttattctttctgtatttttattttctgatctgTTGTAtatctattttgtataatattagaatccaaggtgcagaataacatggcagcatttcaatttctctacattctcaacatatgtatgtacgtatatatgtgtatatatatttacttatttaaaagttctcaatgtaatcaaaaagtccccaaacagcaaaggttggcgtggatgcagagacagaagaacactcctacactgctggtgggactgcaaactagttcaacctctgtgtaaagcaaCGTGAATGAATTTcatatccatgcttttaaagaaaatttgaagattttggcataaaataaaatcattagatgtctcatgttatttTGAGTCTTTCCTTGGTTGGGATTTCACAccagattagtggttactctagaaatcagggtataaaattgttgtctgcaccttggaatagaatttccaacCCTTATTTATTTGGCGCTAgcgggaattggtgctctagtcataaattagatcaatttttatcattctacagagtctgtgagaaagcaatatgttgcaaaagaattttctagaatcttcactaatgttctctctactaaggatagtactgcattagtaattggaaactcttcagcaagagtcatgtgaaatttctctaatgaaacaggtcttgccaagtcaaagccagagctgatcacatgcctggagcgaAAGATAgaaccctggattatgaagaaagaggaaacaacagctaaatatccaggtaggtgagattcagtgaagcagactaacaaatgttagagagccaaaactcaaggaggaaggcagatattaaaaagtaggtttgaatattctgctctttggaaatgatttttagaaggacatcttctgtcccacgctcttaaactctctaagaactctacccatgcagtgatcttccttagaaatcagtgagagccaaacttcttgtcatggcttataagggaatacattatctattagcatttctattggttaggagttaaatgactatctgtgcatattttgaagaccatgacattaaaccatcttttgatagCTTTTCGCTCTCCTGctctttctggagtacagtgactgatcatagctcactgcaacctcaaacctatgggctccagagatcatacaacctctgtcttccaagtaactagacctatgggcatgagctaccattttgttattattattttcttatataaatggagtctcctcatgttgctagggctagtatcaagatcctggcttccttcttgcttggtctcccaaagtgctgggattataagggtGATCCTCCATGACcaggtccatgttttaagttccttttgatgcctcatttctgaaatgtgtaaaggggaatagtgaagatgttgggatttgtttctggaatgcaagaaacactagggaaagatatttatattttctgcatcatgatttccaattctacaTTTTCAGAGCCAATCCTATagaaagtcagattcactaattttatacaaatgcatatcctcttcttaaatgtaaaaatatctaatgttatttgacttaaaataatctttttctagtataaaatgagggtaaaatttctcctttattatacccaaatacccaaactataatatagtttattttctctgttcaccttatataattataattcttaaatacactgtctcattcagtgcttcaaataactgaatatatttatactcccaattgatatataatactttcataacttatgttccataatttcctactatttagtagcatcagaaatgtgtcacttatatgtgtgtgtgtgcatatatttctgtgtgtggggtgcttaatgggtggaagtctccacaaataatatttgtataactgcataaatttattgtacacactgtagtgatctgatgtgtgtatgaatggtaaaacaatataattaatgtaataaacatatccatcatctcacatatttatcatttaattatagtgagaacatttattaatagtgagttctatggtcttaaaaattttaagtgtataaaacattattaataactctaatcatgttgccatacaatagatctccaagatctattcatcttataactaaaagattttacccctaaaatctcctcatttttccttactctacaccctggaaaccactgttgtaccctttacttttgtaaattcagcttaaaaaaaattatccatagcagtttttatctttctgggaatggctgattttacttagcataatgcctcctatgtccatccatgttgttgaaatggcaggatatttatcattttcatggcttagtaatattatatggtaggtgtttgtacagtcattttttattctattcatcaaagcaggcatttagtttgtttccattttcttggctaacgtgcataatgctgcaatatatatgggggtgcagaatcttcttcagatactgattttacatgagtatactcataggtagaattggtgaatgatgaagcagttgtattatttatattttttaacgaatctgtatgatgacactatccatttataatcaatagcagtctacagggatggatttcctgcacactcttgtcctcacttattatgtctcttgttttggacattagccattttaaaagtctacaaatgtgaagaatgtggcaaagcctttacccagtgcacacaccatactcgacataaaagaacccattctggagagaaatcctacaaatgtgaagaatgtggcaaagcctttaaccagtgcacataccttactccaaataaaagaatccatagtggagagaaaccctacaaatgtgaagaatgtggcaaaacctttacacggtgcacacaccttactggacataaaagaatccataatggagagaaaccctacaaatgtgaagaatgtggcaaagccttttcccagtcctcaatccttattcaacataaaagaatacatactggggagaaaccctacaaatgtgaagaatgtggcaaaacctttacatggtgcacacaccttactcgacataaaagaatccatactggagagaaaccctacaaatgtgaagaatgtggcaaagccttttcccagtcctcaatccttattcaacataaaagaatacatactggagaaaaaccctacaaatgtgaagaatgtggcaaaacctttacacgggTCACAcatcttactcaacataaaagaatacatactggagaaaaaccctacaaatgtgaagaatgtggcaaaacctttacacggtgcacacaccttactcaacataaaagaatccatactggagagaaaccctacaaatgtgaagaatgtggcaaagccttttcccagtcctcaatccttattcaacataaaagaatacatactggagagaaaccccacaaatgtgaagaatgtggcaaaacctttacacggtgcacacaccttactcgacataaaggaatccataatggagagaaaccctacaaatgtgaagaatgtggtaaagccttcacccagtgtacaaaacttactctacataaaagaattcatatgggagagaaacgaTACAAATgcgaggaatgtggcaaagcctttactcagtgcacacaccttactatacataaaagaatccatactggagagcaatcctacaaatgtgaagaatgtggcaaagcctttaccaggtacacaaaccttactcaacataaaagaattcatacaggagagaaaccctacaaatgtgaggaatgtgtcaaagcctttacccagtgcacaaaccttactcgacataaaaggattcatactggagagaaaccctacaaatgtgaagaatgtggcaaagcctttacttggtgcacacaccttactcaacataaaagaattcatactggagagaaaccctagaaaggAATAGAATCTGGCACAGCCTTTATCCAGCTAAAaggcctcactctacataaatgaatccatagagcagagaaaccatacaaatgtgagaaatgtggcaaagcattttcccaatgacacaccttaatctacataaaagaattcctatcactgaaaaattttacgaatgtgagatttgtggcaaagtctttaatatttgttcacatcttattcaacatcaaagaaatcatactagataaaagttagataaatgtaatgaatatGTAAGTGCTTTTCCAatgtattagccttaaaatgcacaacagtaatgaaacttaaagaaaaatataatgatgtagactgctgacaagACCTTTAGTTACAACAGATCTTACCggatatgggagaacttacactgaaagaaatgctccaatatattctcaaatattgctcaacatcagaataatattaaagaatagaaactttacaaatataatgaatgtgaaaaaatatttatgcaaaacatataccttagagaacacaaaaaGAGTTGATACTTGaaattactttaataaatttcagaatgcaattaaccaagaatcaaatataaacatatatccgatgactcgcagtgcaatacactaatgcactaacacattcacacatttctttaaaccaggttgttcattataaagaactacccagttaaaatagttagttgatttatttgtatgttagctttaaaacgagagagattttctgagagttataattacatgtaaaatatactttcttgtcagtgtggggtgaaattgtaataaagtgaaattttgttttgctatttgtgacaagcaaatactgatattattcaactttaaatacaattgatagtatgctttcattcttagcgtgcatgtaaatgtgtgtggttaatgatagctacatcacatttattagaggtcTTTCTCTATTAAGTAGgtattattcatgtacttttctatggaaaattaaaaacactgaaatgtaagatttactaaattgagaggtactatggagttttcttataacaaacagtattttaagtgatgtatgatgtaggtatacagactaatattctcagtataatcagaatgaaaaaattacaatatgaaaaataacttgttttaatattgcacattatgataataaaatagaatgaaatttggaatgtttttagattgcatgtgaacttaatttgtatcattaaattaaaaatatttttaatatgtcaaacatgttgtagatagaatgaagtgttattttgcaccaacattaatctATCCCATGTTACTTaatgttggaggtaatggattataaaaatgtattgttggGTTACAcaacaaagacatcatttgtgattctttttattagttgctctactttgaagaatattgttcccaaagcttttttttttttatcatatttatacttatattgttgctgtaatgcttataataaagattttgcacttaatgaaaagccatacattcctgaacatggaatgactagttgttacattttatcctacatttttctttcaacatgcaacttgcttggccagtaaaacagaaataagcatatttttttaaatttatattgaatcaagtatacaaatacatcatggttaagttgaccTATAGTtgcagtatatttacagagtaagtaattatgtttgtgtgaatgtggatatatacttattttgaacagaaaagaagaaatattagaccaAATGGGTAATTTCagaagtgttgagaatttactagcaaactagaaatttcaaagattctgaaaggaaatattttgttccctttatattgaattaattgtttaaaacccttaagcctctgaatgggaacctgcccatgccaatcccctgttcttacatgcttattactcatgctaggcctactatgtttttttattatttcaaagttcattaagtattggTTATGTGATGTGATCTACAATTACAGCAAAGATTGTTATGAAACTtactggtgctcataaaattacctgaaggtatgaataattccacaatgtagtaatatcattttacttagtacattctaccttttcattctaatttgggaagcatattgaaagcacttgttggttactgtttcttttacttttggtcatcgaactaattgatttattgactttatcaggctactttgttcaggtaaacactaagaaggatttataaattatggagttgattttatatttaaataggagaaaaaagtacaggacagtgttagatatgtaatagatgcttcataattagcagtcaatatgtctgtgggagtgagcttgtggctgcagagaagaaattgaaaatgtccagggtaaaaaaaagtcattgattttgcatg
This sequence is a window from Microcebus murinus isolate Inina chromosome 20, M.murinus_Inina_mat1.0, whole genome shotgun sequence. Protein-coding genes within it:
- the LOC142862593 gene encoding uncharacterized protein LOC142862593, giving the protein MLTVAGAILKVYKCEECGKAFTQCTHHTRHKRTHSGEKSYKCEECGKAFNQCTYLTPNKRIHSGEKPYKCEECGKTFTRCTHLTGHKRIHNGEKPYKCEECGKAFSQSSILIQHKRIHTGEKPYKCEECGKTFTWCTHLTRHKRIHTGEKPYKCEECGKAFSQSSILIQHKRIHTGEKPYKCEECGKTFTRVTHLTQHKRIHTGEKPYKCEECGKTFTRCTHLTQHKRIHTGEKPYKCEECGKAFSQSSILIQHKRIHTGEKPHKCEECGKTFTRCTHLTRHKGIHNGEKPYKCEECGKAFTQCTKLTLHKRIHMGEKRYKCEECGKAFTQCTHLTIHKRIHTGEQSYKCEECGKAFTRYTNLTQHKRIHTGEKPYKCEECVKAFTQCTNLTRHKRIHTGEKPYKCEECGKAFTWCTHLTQHKRIHTGEKP